Proteins encoded together in one uncultured Desulfosarcina sp. window:
- a CDS encoding TRAP transporter small permease, giving the protein MTRLIKRLDETLARIEKCVIVTCFTLLVGFVLIGILSRNLLHLPSSKLFESAPSLVLWMALLGASLALKQRRHIRLELVLRYCSETVRQWSGRVVSLFGAAVMAGLLITSIEFVRNEIAMFGGWGWLAIIFPVFFGSTAFRYLAALIVPPDTHRTSDSLVKGASSR; this is encoded by the coding sequence GTGACCCGACTTATCAAACGACTGGACGAAACCCTGGCGCGGATCGAAAAATGCGTCATCGTAACCTGCTTTACGCTGCTGGTCGGTTTTGTCCTCATCGGCATTCTTTCGCGCAACCTGCTCCATCTGCCTTCCAGCAAGCTTTTCGAATCCGCCCCCAGCCTGGTTCTATGGATGGCCCTGCTGGGCGCTTCCCTGGCTCTCAAACAGCGTCGGCACATCCGCCTGGAACTCGTGCTGCGATATTGCAGCGAAACCGTCCGTCAATGGTCCGGTCGCGTCGTGAGCCTGTTCGGGGCCGCGGTCATGGCCGGGCTGCTGATCACCTCCATCGAATTCGTACGCAACGAAATCGCCATGTTCGGCGGTTGGGGATGGCTGGCGATTATTTTTCCCGTTTTTTTCGGGTCTACCGCCTTTCGCTACCTGGCTGCGCTGATTGTTCCACCCGATACCCACCGCACCTCCGATTCGCTTGTCAAAGGCGCGTCAAGCCGATGA
- a CDS encoding TRAP transporter large permease subunit — protein sequence MNPLTIAILAILLLALLEAPVFTVIAALSMACFFFVDHDPLALQMILIEMNRLGSMPVLVALPLFTFVGCLLTETRAPQRIMDFIEALLGWLPGGLAMAALCSCAFFTALTGASGVTIVALGSILYPVMRSRGYEEKFTLGLLTTSGSLGLLFPPSLPVILYGVIAQVDISRIFKAALVPGILLIVVLCGYAFFKQIGEKQSQPKSAISLQWLKTTFFAGIWDWPVIGIILAGVYGGFVTIAEVSAVVLVYAVVVECFILKEVSFRRQLPAIIVESAVLSGAIIVILGFALGFTGFLVDERIPNRILVFLTTFCESKLMFLAGLNLFLLAVGCIMDIFSAIVIVVPIIIPIALSYGVDPVHLCVIFLVNLEIGYSTPPVGINLFISSLKFQKPVTLLYRASIPYLLLLLVVLVVITYVPWLSLFLIGS from the coding sequence ATGAATCCGTTGACTATAGCCATTCTGGCCATTTTGCTGCTGGCGCTGCTGGAGGCCCCGGTGTTCACCGTTATCGCAGCGCTGTCCATGGCCTGCTTTTTCTTTGTGGACCATGACCCGCTGGCCCTGCAGATGATCCTGATCGAGATGAACCGGCTGGGGTCCATGCCGGTTCTGGTGGCCCTGCCGCTGTTCACCTTCGTGGGGTGCCTGCTCACCGAAACCCGGGCTCCCCAGCGCATCATGGATTTCATCGAAGCCCTGCTGGGATGGCTGCCCGGCGGGCTGGCCATGGCCGCCCTGTGCTCCTGCGCCTTTTTTACGGCCCTGACCGGCGCCAGCGGCGTAACCATCGTGGCCCTGGGCAGCATTCTCTATCCGGTGATGCGCAGCCGGGGATACGAGGAAAAATTCACCCTGGGGCTGTTGACCACCTCGGGAAGTCTGGGGCTGCTGTTCCCGCCAAGCCTGCCCGTGATTCTTTACGGGGTGATCGCCCAGGTGGATATCAGCCGTATTTTCAAAGCCGCCCTGGTGCCGGGGATACTGCTCATCGTGGTCCTGTGTGGCTATGCTTTTTTCAAGCAGATCGGAGAAAAACAAAGCCAACCCAAAAGCGCCATTTCCCTTCAATGGCTGAAAACCACCTTTTTTGCCGGCATCTGGGATTGGCCGGTGATCGGCATCATTCTGGCGGGGGTGTACGGCGGATTCGTCACCATCGCCGAAGTTTCGGCGGTGGTGCTGGTCTACGCCGTGGTGGTGGAATGTTTCATCTTAAAAGAGGTTTCGTTCCGGCGCCAATTGCCGGCGATTATCGTCGAAAGCGCGGTTCTGTCCGGCGCCATCATCGTCATTCTGGGGTTCGCATTAGGATTCACCGGATTCCTGGTGGACGAGCGGATTCCCAACCGGATCCTGGTTTTCCTGACGACCTTCTGCGAAAGCAAATTGATGTTTTTGGCCGGGCTGAACCTGTTTTTGCTGGCCGTGGGCTGCATCATGGACATCTTTTCGGCCATCGTCATCGTGGTGCCCATCATCATCCCCATCGCCCTGTCTTACGGGGTGGACCCCGTTCACCTGTGCGTTATTTTCCTGGTGAACCTGGAGATCGGCTACTCCACGCCGCCGGTGGGCATCAACCTGTTCATTTCCAGCCTGAAATTCCAGAAACCGGTGACCCTGCTGTACCGGGCCTCGATTCCCTACCTCTTGTTGCTGCTGGTTGTTCTGGTGGTGATTACCTATGTGCCGTGGTTGAGTTTGTTTCTCATTGGATCGTGA
- the yjgA gene encoding ribosome biogenesis factor YjgA — MEDEGELTKSRTQLKKEAIALQKIGEKLVQLSDEQLKRMDLPARLIDAIDDIRPMTSHGARRRQMQYIGSLMRDVDIAPIEQALQEIEQGEYQRAREFHRLEDWRDRLVDGDDEAMMEILDAFPEADRQRLGQLVRSARKEKQNNNPPKSARNLFRYLRELSESG; from the coding sequence ATGGAAGACGAAGGCGAGTTAACAAAAAGCCGCACCCAGCTAAAAAAAGAGGCCATTGCCCTTCAGAAAATCGGTGAGAAACTGGTCCAGCTTTCCGACGAGCAGCTGAAGCGTATGGACCTGCCCGCCCGACTCATCGATGCCATCGACGACATCCGCCCCATGACCTCCCACGGCGCCAGGCGCCGCCAGATGCAGTACATCGGTTCCCTGATGCGCGATGTCGATATCGCGCCCATCGAACAGGCACTACAGGAAATCGAACAGGGGGAATACCAACGGGCAAGGGAGTTCCATCGTTTGGAGGACTGGCGGGATCGGTTGGTGGACGGCGACGATGAAGCCATGATGGAGATCCTGGACGCCTTTCCCGAAGCGGATCGTCAGCGCCTGGGGCAACTGGTGCGCAGCGCCCGCAAGGAAAAGCAGAACAACAACCCCCCGAAATCCGCCCGCAACCTGTTTCGTTATCTCAGGGAATTAAGCGAATCCGGATAA
- a CDS encoding EscU/YscU/HrcU family type III secretion system export apparatus switch protein — protein MNDKRIRKAAALQYDQAKSMAPRVVAKGKGHIADRIVEVARENDIPLHEDPNLANVLEAMELETEIPAELYRAVAEVLVFIYRLNGKL, from the coding sequence ATGAACGACAAGCGGATTCGCAAGGCCGCGGCCCTTCAGTACGATCAGGCCAAAAGCATGGCGCCGCGGGTGGTGGCCAAAGGCAAGGGGCACATTGCCGACCGGATTGTAGAAGTTGCCCGGGAGAACGATATCCCCCTGCATGAAGATCCCAATCTGGCCAATGTCCTGGAGGCCATGGAACTGGAAACGGAAATTCCGGCGGAGCTTTATCGGGCCGTGGCGGAGGTTTTGGTGTTTATATACAGGCTAAACGGCAAATTGTGA
- a CDS encoding IS1634 family transposase, with translation MENLVPDNLTFSEVGHLPIIKDFAKKIELVETLDTLVDSEMELSPGVAILAMVLDTLSGRTPLYRMEEFFQEKDTELMLGCDVKPELFCDYNIGRVLDKIFDTGTQKVFSQIAQNAIGVFDVDPRRLHFDTTSISVFGDYDFVDPPLKITYGHSKDKRPDLKQFIVSMLCVDRNIPILGTTEDGNASDKTLNNELLGGVSKHMARHGLKPGAFVYVADSAFVTPDNLEKSRDKNVKFLTRLPATYKECSRAISEAVIAENWIDFGELNQTPATKKRPAAIYRGFETTVELYGETYRAIVVHSSAHDKRRHKRIDRLLEQKRKDLETHGKKINAGPFYCRADAEAAAEKIGKATPNSYHRLRYEIREKAKYRRGRPAKGKPRTPIGYEYLLDVKIEKDTDAITPLRLEAGCFVLLTNLSGTKEQVQWPAVTLLELYKNQSGIEQNFGFLKDPVIVNSIFLKKPKRIEVLGLILVIALLIWRLMERCMRQHLERTKSEISGWKNRPTKRPTSFMMTTKFLSILVAKSGKRRQLVRPLKPVQLEFLQAMGVDPEVFIKP, from the coding sequence ATGGAGAATCTGGTTCCCGATAATCTGACATTTTCAGAAGTCGGCCATCTGCCGATCATCAAAGACTTCGCCAAAAAGATTGAGCTGGTCGAGACACTGGACACCCTGGTTGACAGCGAAATGGAACTCTCACCGGGAGTCGCTATTCTGGCCATGGTGTTGGACACACTTTCGGGAAGAACCCCTTTGTACCGGATGGAAGAATTCTTTCAGGAGAAGGACACTGAATTGATGTTGGGTTGCGATGTCAAACCGGAACTTTTCTGTGACTACAATATTGGCCGTGTGCTGGACAAGATCTTCGACACCGGCACACAAAAGGTGTTCTCGCAGATCGCTCAAAATGCCATTGGCGTGTTTGACGTCGATCCCCGTCGTTTACATTTCGATACCACCTCCATCAGTGTTTTCGGAGATTATGACTTTGTCGATCCACCACTTAAAATCACCTATGGTCACAGCAAGGACAAACGTCCGGATCTGAAGCAGTTTATCGTTTCAATGCTGTGCGTGGATCGGAACATCCCCATCTTGGGGACCACCGAAGACGGCAACGCTTCGGATAAAACGTTGAACAACGAACTTTTAGGAGGCGTCTCAAAGCACATGGCCCGGCACGGGCTTAAACCGGGAGCCTTCGTATACGTAGCGGACTCGGCTTTTGTCACGCCGGACAATCTCGAAAAATCGAGAGATAAAAACGTAAAATTCCTGACCCGGCTGCCAGCCACCTACAAGGAGTGTAGCCGTGCCATCTCCGAGGCCGTTATCGCCGAGAATTGGATTGATTTTGGCGAACTCAATCAGACACCGGCTACGAAAAAACGCCCTGCTGCGATTTACCGTGGATTTGAAACCACCGTAGAGCTCTATGGTGAAACCTACCGCGCCATCGTTGTGCACTCTTCCGCTCATGACAAACGTCGCCATAAGCGTATTGATCGATTGCTTGAGCAAAAACGCAAAGATCTGGAAACCCACGGCAAAAAGATTAACGCAGGCCCCTTTTATTGCCGGGCCGATGCCGAGGCTGCAGCAGAAAAGATCGGTAAAGCCACCCCAAACAGCTATCACAGACTACGGTATGAAATCAGGGAAAAGGCCAAATATCGCCGGGGAAGACCCGCCAAAGGAAAACCACGTACGCCCATCGGTTACGAATATCTTCTTGATGTCAAGATTGAAAAGGATACGGATGCAATCACTCCCTTGCGTCTTGAGGCCGGATGCTTTGTTTTATTAACCAACCTGTCCGGGACCAAGGAGCAGGTCCAATGGCCCGCCGTTACTCTTTTGGAGTTGTATAAGAACCAGAGCGGTATCGAACAAAACTTCGGATTTTTGAAAGACCCGGTAATCGTCAACTCCATCTTTTTGAAAAAGCCGAAACGTATCGAAGTGCTTGGTTTGATCCTTGTAATCGCACTTCTGATTTGGCGCTTGATGGAGCGCTGTATGCGTCAACATCTGGAAAGAACGAAAAGCGAAATCAGCGGCTGGAAAAATCGCCCGACCAAGCGACCGACCTCTTTCATGATGACGACGAAATTCTTAAGCATATTGGTAGCGAAATCAGGAAAACGAAGACAACTGGTCAGGCCATTAAAGCCTGTTCAGCTGGAATTTTTACAGGCTATGGGGGTTGACCCGGAAGTATTTATCAAACCGTAA
- a CDS encoding site-specific DNA-methyltransferase, with protein MQTEQLAVFGDSAEMSGIPSQSVHLVVTSPPYPMIEMWDAVFCSRIEAKTALRHGKGMQAFDCMHRDLDRVWKELHRVLVPGGIACINIGDATRTLDGEFALYPNHSRILSAMLALGFTNLPNILWRKQTNAPNKFMGSGMMPPGAYVTLEHEYILIFRKVGKRLFNAPEAKTNRRQSAFFWEERNHWFSDVWMDLKGARQNTGDKKLRQRSGAYPFELAYRLISMFSVLGDTVLDPFLGTGTTLWAAAVAGRNGIGCELDDSFATMIDESCRQAVPHGRQRIAERLDAHLQFVRERDENGKPIKYTNQVYGFPVITRQEIELMLPLPATVENSAVNRWRVKYDVPTASDEGKPAPIPEKESRPMETGQLSLFN; from the coding sequence ATGCAAACCGAGCAGCTGGCTGTTTTCGGTGATTCGGCCGAGATGTCCGGGATTCCGTCCCAAAGCGTTCACCTGGTGGTGACCTCACCGCCCTACCCCATGATCGAAATGTGGGATGCGGTTTTCTGCAGTCGAATCGAAGCGAAAACGGCCTTACGTCATGGGAAAGGGATGCAGGCCTTCGATTGCATGCATCGGGACCTGGACCGGGTGTGGAAGGAACTGCATCGCGTCCTGGTTCCCGGCGGCATCGCCTGCATCAATATCGGGGACGCCACCCGGACCCTGGACGGCGAGTTCGCCCTTTATCCCAACCACAGCCGCATCCTTTCCGCCATGCTGGCCCTGGGATTCACCAATCTGCCCAACATTCTTTGGCGCAAGCAGACCAACGCGCCCAACAAATTCATGGGGTCGGGCATGATGCCGCCCGGGGCTTACGTGACCCTGGAGCACGAATATATCCTGATTTTCCGTAAAGTCGGCAAACGCCTGTTCAACGCTCCAGAAGCCAAAACCAACCGAAGGCAGAGCGCTTTTTTCTGGGAGGAGCGCAACCACTGGTTTTCCGATGTGTGGATGGATCTGAAGGGAGCCCGGCAGAATACCGGCGATAAAAAGCTGCGGCAGCGCAGCGGCGCCTACCCTTTTGAACTGGCCTATCGCCTGATTTCCATGTTTTCGGTTTTGGGAGACACGGTCCTGGACCCCTTTTTAGGCACCGGAACCACCCTGTGGGCCGCGGCTGTGGCCGGACGCAACGGCATTGGCTGCGAACTGGACGATTCTTTTGCAACGATGATCGACGAAAGCTGCCGTCAGGCGGTGCCCCATGGACGTCAGCGCATCGCCGAGCGCCTGGATGCCCATCTGCAATTCGTCCGCGAACGCGATGAAAACGGAAAACCCATCAAATATACCAATCAGGTCTACGGTTTTCCTGTGATTACCAGACAGGAAATCGAACTGATGCTTCCCCTGCCGGCAACCGTTGAAAATTCGGCTGTAAATCGTTGGCGGGTGAAATACGATGTTCCCACGGCTTCCGACGAGGGAAAGCCGGCCCCAATTCCGGAAAAAGAGTCGCGCCCAATGGAAACCGGCCAACTATCGCTGTTCAACTAA
- the serA gene encoding phosphoglycerate dehydrogenase: protein MKVLVSDVLGDAGIQIFQETDGIEVDVNTGLPPEELKKIIGDYDALVIRSATKVTEEILEAAKKLKVVGRAGIGLDNVDIPAATKRGVVVMNTPTGNVVTTAEHAIAMMMALTRNIPQGTLSLKAGRWDKKKLQGREVYNKTLGVVGFGKIGSIVADRARGLRMQVVVYDPFVVPEQIEKAGFESVTLDELYARADYITVHVPKLKETTGLLNKAAFDKMKDGVMIVNCARGGIVDEDDLQEAMASGKVAGAALDVFTSEPPGECRLMEQDRLICTPHLGASTQEAQTNVAVAVAQQIIDYLINGTVVNAVNVPSVAGELLKKIGPYMAVGDRMGCLQAQLADGPVKSVTIEYTGDFKGMDMDPVSTAILKGLLTPMVKDAVNSVNAPVVAKEMGIKVTESTTAEAEDYTHLITLRVATEKGENIVAGTLIGRRDIKVVKINNFRLELVPEGHILLIFNKDRPGAIGGIGTTLGRHNINIGRMHVGQEQDGEHNIIFLQTDTPVPPEVIEELRSAQMVNTVTPLEL, encoded by the coding sequence ATCAAGGTACTTGTAAGTGACGTGCTGGGCGATGCGGGGATTCAGATTTTTCAGGAAACCGATGGCATTGAAGTGGATGTGAACACCGGATTGCCACCCGAGGAACTTAAAAAGATCATCGGTGACTACGATGCCCTGGTCATCCGCAGCGCCACCAAGGTGACCGAGGAAATTCTCGAAGCGGCCAAGAAATTGAAGGTGGTGGGGCGTGCCGGAATCGGCCTGGACAATGTGGACATCCCCGCGGCAACCAAACGCGGCGTCGTCGTGATGAACACCCCCACGGGCAACGTGGTAACCACTGCGGAGCACGCCATTGCCATGATGATGGCCCTGACCCGCAACATTCCCCAGGGAACGCTCTCCCTGAAAGCCGGCCGGTGGGACAAGAAGAAACTTCAGGGCCGGGAAGTCTACAACAAGACCCTGGGCGTCGTCGGCTTCGGCAAGATCGGTTCCATCGTGGCCGACCGTGCCAGGGGCCTGCGCATGCAGGTGGTGGTTTACGATCCTTTCGTGGTTCCAGAACAGATCGAAAAGGCCGGTTTTGAAAGCGTGACTCTGGACGAATTGTATGCGCGCGCCGATTACATCACCGTGCACGTTCCCAAACTCAAGGAGACCACGGGCCTGCTGAACAAAGCCGCCTTCGACAAAATGAAAGACGGTGTGATGATCGTCAACTGTGCCCGCGGCGGCATCGTGGACGAGGACGATCTTCAGGAGGCCATGGCTTCGGGCAAAGTTGCCGGTGCGGCCCTGGATGTTTTCACCAGCGAACCGCCCGGAGAATGCCGCCTGATGGAACAGGACCGGTTGATCTGCACGCCCCATTTGGGAGCCTCCACCCAGGAAGCCCAGACGAATGTGGCCGTGGCCGTGGCCCAGCAAATCATCGACTACCTGATCAACGGAACCGTCGTCAATGCCGTCAACGTGCCTTCGGTTGCCGGGGAACTGCTGAAAAAGATCGGCCCTTATATGGCTGTGGGCGACCGCATGGGCTGTCTCCAGGCCCAACTGGCCGATGGGCCGGTCAAGTCCGTAACTATAGAATATACTGGCGATTTCAAAGGCATGGACATGGATCCCGTGTCCACGGCTATCCTCAAAGGGCTGCTCACCCCCATGGTAAAAGACGCGGTCAACTCCGTAAACGCGCCAGTGGTGGCAAAGGAGATGGGCATCAAGGTTACCGAATCGACCACCGCCGAAGCCGAAGACTACACCCATCTGATCACCCTGCGGGTTGCCACGGAAAAAGGGGAAAACATAGTGGCCGGGACCCTCATCGGCCGCAGGGACATCAAGGTGGTCAAGATCAACAACTTCCGCCTGGAACTGGTTCCAGAAGGCCATATCCTTTTGATATTCAACAAGGATCGCCCCGGCGCCATCGGCGGCATCGGCACCACTTTAGGCCGGCACAACATCAATATCGGTCGCATGCACGTGGGTCAGGAACAAGATGGAGAACACAACATCATTTTTCTGCAAACCGACACCCCGGTACCTCCCGAGGTGATAGAGGAACTTCGTTCGGCACAGATGGTAAATACGGTCACGCCGCTGGAGCTGTGA
- a CDS encoding fumarylacetoacetate hydrolase family protein: MMITLPIKNSAETYTVDPSKLIALGLNYRAHIAESVSVKVKGFTSEVPPEPLLFPKTPNVLVGPDAKIVIPAFLKAYGFEELRTDYEAELAVIIGRRCKDVPAAEAMTCVLGYTCMNDVSQRNIQNGDRTGWFRGKSLDTFGPIGPQVVLAEDLPDPQNLEIRCRLNGQIVQEGHTSQMIFTIPEIIAFVSKNFTLEAGDIILTGTPAGVGPLHHGDSVEVEIERIGVLKNTVVDETR, encoded by the coding sequence ATGATGATAACCCTTCCGATTAAAAACAGTGCGGAAACTTACACGGTCGATCCAAGCAAACTGATCGCCCTGGGCCTGAATTACCGTGCCCACATCGCCGAAAGCGTCTCGGTGAAGGTCAAGGGATTCACCTCCGAGGTTCCCCCGGAACCGCTGCTCTTTCCCAAGACACCCAACGTGCTTGTCGGGCCGGACGCAAAAATCGTGATACCGGCGTTTTTAAAAGCGTACGGCTTTGAAGAACTGCGGACCGATTACGAAGCTGAACTGGCCGTAATCATCGGCCGGCGCTGCAAGGACGTACCGGCAGCCGAGGCCATGACCTGCGTTCTGGGCTACACCTGCATGAATGACGTCAGCCAGCGGAATATTCAAAATGGCGACCGCACCGGCTGGTTCCGGGGAAAATCCCTGGACACCTTCGGCCCCATCGGCCCGCAGGTGGTGCTGGCCGAGGACCTGCCCGACCCTCAGAATCTGGAAATCCGCTGCCGGCTCAATGGCCAAATCGTTCAGGAGGGCCATACCAGCCAGATGATCTTCACGATTCCCGAGATCATCGCTTTTGTTTCCAAAAATTTCACGTTAGAGGCCGGTGACATCATCCTCACCGGCACACCGGCCGGAGTGGGTCCGCTGCACCACGGAGACAGCGTCGAAGTGGAGATCGAAAGGATCGGCGTTCTGAAAAACACGGTCGTCGACGAAACGCGCTGA